AAGGGACGGTGCTTATTGCCTGTTGGGTTCAGGGAAAGGAATCCTCAAAGGGTCTGTGATGCCTGCTATGATCGGCTTGATCCTTTGCAGGGTGTTCTTATCAACACCATAAGCAATGCTGTGCAGGTGGCCAAGCATGATGTCATGGACTGGACTTGTGCTAGAGGATGGATTAATCTTCCTATTGGTTTATCTATGGAGCACGAGATATATAAAGCATCTACTACATTAAGAAACTACTGTCAGGTTGGTTTCATTTTTTGTAGTCTGACTAGTATTGCTTTACTAATATATCCATTAAGTATCTTGTTAAGATTTTTCAGAATATGAACCTGGCTGGTTTTATCTCATGTGAAGTACTTTTTGTTGGCAGGTGGCCAAATCCAATCCTGAAAAGTCCATCCCTTTAGCGGTTCTTAAAAGTGCCAAAGGCTTAGCTATTTTAACAGTCGCCAAAGCTGGTGCACTCGTCTCTTACAAACTGGGTACTGGTTTGGTTGTTTCTCGAAGATCAGATGGATCTTGGTCTGCACCATCAGCTATATTCTCCCTGGGTTTGGGATGGGGTGCTCAGGTATGGAGATTACGTATGGGTTTGGTTTTTTTGTAGATTGAAACTATGGTCATGTTCCCTGATATGATTTGACAGAAACGAtcgaaaaattatataacaaatagAGGGGGAGCCGTTTTGAAATTTGTTCGTGCATAGAATTTCCTCCAAATATTGATTGACATGATTATTCCGTCTGTGACTTATTTATATGAAATACTCTTGAATTGCTCGTATAGCCAACTTCAAATAGTAGGATAAGGTTTTGTTGTAGTTGTACTTTTAGATCGGTAGTGGTGACCATTTCTGAGCCATCACTTCATTAAATACTATCCTTATTATAGGTATGTAATCAATAGAGAACATAAAAATCCTCTCTGGTCATACGTGACTAAGTTGACTTATTCAGGAGTTAATCTCTGACTGATGGACTATATCTGCTCATCCTATATTCTCAGATTGGTGGTGAACTTATGGATTTTATAGTTGTTCTTCGTGATATGAAAGCTGTGAAGACATTCTGCAGTCGCATGCATTTTTCTCTTGGTGCTGGTTGTAGTGCCGCAGCTGGGCCTGTTGGGAGAGTGCTTGAAGCAGATATTCGTGCTGGTGACAGAGGCACTGGGATGTGTTACACTTACAGCTGCAGTAAAGGtaattttggtgtttttttttccttcatgtCACTGGATCGTTGTATGTTAAATGGCAaagatttcttttaatttctttatatgcATGGGCATATATATGTTTGTCATTAGTGATCATGTTAGTATCCAAACTATTGCTTTCAAATTGAATAGTTTCAACATCTGATCTAATATTTTGTCAAGGTCACGTAATAGGCAATAATCTTCATAATGTTTTTAATGCGCAAACCTAGATATCTATTTTTAGGCATACTAAAAAATGTGTGGTAGAGGCGTCCATACAAGTCCCATTCTTTGTTTAGTGCAACCTACACGTATTTTCCCAATAATATTGGATACAGTGTTGCTAAAGGGGCAAACCTTGTCGCAAGGTTGTTGCTACCTTGTGTTTTGATCCATGGTAGAGTTCCTGAgttcaacttttgaaaatagtttCTCCAATTGTGAGGGTAAGGGGAGGGTATCTGAAGTGCTTTGGTTGCAAAGTGACTTGGAAAGAGCTACACAGGGAGGGATGACCAAAAATACTGAGCAATGCATTAGAAAGTGTAGCTGCAGGAGCATAAGGTCTTTGGGTTGGCGTTGTGTTATGATAAGAACTTGACTACTGTGGAAAGTCTAGGTTGCTGGTCAAGTCACATAAGATATTCCGTGGAGTATTAAGTAGCTTGGTTTATCCCTTGGAGTAATTGAGTGATATAAGATGTTAAGTTTGAGTAGCTTGGTTTCTCCCTTTGATTACTTAAGTGCTTTGGTTGCAAAGTGATTTGAAAAGAGCTACCTATGAAGCGATGACCGAAAAGTCCGAGCAGAGCATTAGAAAGTGGAGCTGCAGGAGCATAAGGTCTTTGGGACGGTGTTGTTTTATGATATGAACTTGAATACTGTGGAATGTCTAAGTTGTACATCAAGTGATATATGTTCAGTGGAGTGTTGGGTAGCTTGGTTTTTGTTCCTTGGATTACTTAAATTCTCTGTAACGACTGCTTTGTTTGGCACATAATTTATGATTGTTTGCTTGTGCCTATTACGCTGTTTTTatctttgttcttattttattttccattattaATGTCGGTTTTATATGACGTTTGTGTATAATAGCTAACCAAAAGGAATGTTTCCAAACCGTAGGTGCTTTTGTGGGAGTGTCTTTGGAAGGAAATATGGTAGCAACAAGGATGGAGGCCAACTTGCGCTTTTATGGTGATCCTTACCTCACCACATCAGACATTCTACTGGGGATGGTGGACAGACCAAAGGCGGCTCAACCTCTGTATGCCAGTCTTCAAGAACTGTATTCCTGTTTACGTTTCTAAGCTGGTCTCTGCTTCCAGGTCCACAATTGCACCTTCTTTCTGTCTCTGCTGCAGGCGGTGTCTTAAATACTGCCTGTTGTATATACACTTCTAGTTCTTGCATGGATTTCTGAATTATGATTCCCATAGTTAATTCCAACTCCTCCATGTTTGGTTCATATGGATGAGGGATCTCTTCGTAATTCGGTCATATATTACGATTGATATTGATGCTCAATACACGAATTTATGATGTGAATATTATACTAAATTGTAAATAGGCAATCCATAAATTAGTTATTCGTttgctttcttttattcatgCTGATGGATTTTTCTggaattagaaatattttaaatagagtAATATACTTGCCTAAAGGCAAAATAATGTATTTGGAAGCTCGAGGAGACGGccaatttgttttgtttactgGTTGTTCAAATTCACGCAATGAGTTGTGCATGAGAATtggttttatataaaatattctgTTTTTACTTTTCTGGTTGAGTAgggtttttttttaatcagcATATTACTACTCATCAAATTCTTTAGTTCGAGCATGGTTTACGTGCTATGTGGTTAGCATTAAGAATAAATCTTATACACCTTGACATGGATTGTTTAAACTATATAGTAATTAAGATATTCCTTAGTACAGGAACACTTTAGGATTTTACAGGAATTGATAAAAGtttgttttcattgttttatgttttaaaaaaataatatttagagaaaatcgtcttaaaatacattttatttgaaTACCGGGACGCGGGGatcttgatattcttttataatctatttgattttctatttttgatcAGATGATTGAAGATTTTAGTCATTTATATGGTTAAATTTATTCTCATAACTTAGGCCTTTATTTAAGACTTCATATTACATTAGTTTCTgggaatattattttaaaaggccgaatcttaaatttttaaaatcctgACTATTCATAGTGaagatgttttaaattaaaataaaactaataacttataataatttACCAGATTAAGATGTCACGTCTGTAAactctatttgtaataaaaaataattttttttgggttaaatatgtttttaatttctgaattttggaattattttagttttagtctctttttcaaattaaggtacaatttagttttttaattttagaaaactctggttttaatcttttttactaaattttttttaattttatttgttgtttcaagcatgtttcttgaattgtttatattatttgacacatttttagtttaatgttaACTGTATTTGTAACTTCTTCACGCTAACcgttttaatttgataaaagtaTTCTACCATCAATATTAATTCGTTGACAGTGAGAAATACttaaaaatttggtaaaaatattaGACGTGACTCTTTAATCATTCTTAAGATTAtcttttagaaactaaaattttagtaattctgaattatgatttttgtttttttatgaaacgTTTGGTAAGAATTATTTCACTGTTTTTCGAGATTCgaactttatttttatctccTCGTAATCTCCAACAAAGTACGTGGATGCAAAGGATGTTGCAgggttttattttactttaattttttttattgaaatttaattaaaagataaaaaataataagtatagtttttaatatagtaatgataaaattaattaaattatcatgatcgaataataattaattctgttatcattttatcatgtttatattcatttatttggaCACAGAGGCAATATACTTTTGAACGAATACGtgatcaaattttcttttagaaaattccTAAATAATGCAAAAACTGCTTGAAAGCTTTCATTCTATTGATTACTCTCTTTCATGTGAGTATTGAATAAAGTTCAAAATGTGGCATATATCATAAACTCAACTACCAAGTTTGTTCCTATCGTTGCCAAATTCAACTCTCCTTACAGAAATCTATTAACTTTTTGAAACTCTATGATTTATCATGTGACTAAGACTTTTCcacacaaaataaatttgtttttctgtGAAGAAcgtatttattaaaatacaatgatTTAAAACGGATATAAGTTAATATCATTAACTTCTTTCCTCCTAAGCTATGAAAAAATTactatatgaattaaaaatctatttactgcttcattttatttcttctttcaattttccagtttcatctcaatttattaattaagaaaaacaataattcatttttagGTACATGATCGATTGTCCATAAATTTATTGTGGCTCTACTTTTGAAAACTATAGCAATCGATAGTTTTAGTAACACGTCATTTTAGCGAAAGTAGGTCAAATTTCTCGTGACTTTGAGAGGgaaaaacacaaataatcgtgatcagaagaaaaaaaaagaaaagaaaatagtttagTTATCAGCAGAGACGAAAAGTATGtttgaatgtaaaatatttatattattatttgaattaataaaattactgctagtttaagtttataaaaaataataaatttattatatacaatAGTTGATTGAAGTgatagtataaaataatttatattgctccgatgttaaaaatttaataatattaaaaagaaaacgaCAGAGCGTATAATAATTACAGAAACCACGTGTAATTATAGAAGCTCGTAGTTTTCCAGATGTACAAAGCGCGTGGCGGTTGGTTGGTATTTCTTCCAACaactttaaacaaaataatgtatgaaaaataggaataataatTAACCTGAAAAATAAACATcagaaaataaatgatgaaaaataacATATGGTAGAAAGTGTCGGATACGCACGTGATAGGGTGGCGCTATGTGAATGAGGATTTTTCTATGTGCTTTTGGTTTGTCATCACTTTCTTTCCCCTTCATTCAaaatacgttttttttttttttttaatttttaatttttttaattttacgataattataataacaaaaacagTTTATTacagtattattttatttgctcAATCACTGTTTGTAATTATTACTCTGCTGGGTGTTTCTGGAGGGCTTGTGAGATCTGATTTCGGTTGTTTGAGGTTTCAGTTCCCCGAAAAGTTACTCTTTTTACATGCATGCTCAGTTCAACGGTTGATTGCTTGGTGGGTCGGTGACGGAGTGGAGAAATTTTGTGAACCAGCTTAGGGTGGTACTGATTCTGCGCTTGTTTGCTTGAGTGGTTGGTGTTTTTGCATCTGGGTGGTTGTTTTGGATTGAATTTTCTTGCTGTGTATGTGCGGAAGTGAGGCATTGAGTTGAGCTGCCTAAGATCCTATGAACTGAGATGGTGGGGTTTTGCTTGCCATGGCGGTGGCCAATGGTGGTCTCTGCCTTTGTTCTGGAAGTTAGTCTGAACCATTTCATTTGTAACTAAATATTATCTGTTAGCTGTTATTGGCTTTCCAATGTTTTCAGCGATTCATGTTTGAGGATAGGATTGCAGTAATAGTATTACTTTGTATGTTTACTATTTCATTGTTCTTTGATCAACATTAAATTTAAACCCCTTGCCAGTGTATTTTTCATTACTTATGGTTTATGTAATTGTTGATTTTTCAGCCGTTCAGAATCAGCGAATTTCTTTAGTATTATACAATTAATATTGTTGTATATCAactagttatatttttaaaggaaaaaatgcTGATTATTAGTGCAAAGATGTGCTGTTTTTCACTGTTCTTGGCtttctaaattttgaagaaTATTTACTTGTTTATCAGGATAGGATTCTTTCCGGCATCATAGATCAGATGGCATGTTAACAAGGCTGGTCAATGAAGGACTCATAATGAGAGGGCTTGGGTTGAATCACAGTCCATGGGCACCCCCGATAAGAAAAGATCTGATTTTGTTGATGTAGTTAGGTCTTGGATCCCTCGAAGGACTGAGCCACCAAATGTGTCGAGGGACTTCTGGATGCCCGATCAGAGTTGCAGGGTATGCTATGAGTGTGATTCTCAGTTCACGATCTTCAACCGCAGGCATCACTGTCGAATCTGTGGGCGAGTTTTCTGTGCAAAATGCACTGCCAATTTTGTTCCCGTGCCTTCAGATGAGCCAAATACTGTCCGTGAAGAGTGGGAGAAGATAAGGGTCTGTAACTATTGCTTTAAACAATGGGAAGGGTTAGCAACAGTTGATAATAATGGCGGTGCAGACCCTTCGTCCACCCCTTGTCTTAGCCCTTCACCATCTACAACAAGCTTGGTCAGCACTAAATCCAGTTGCACCTGCCACAGTAGCAGCAGCACTGCTGGTTCAGTTCCTTATACAACTGGGCCTTATCAGCGTGTGCCTTATAGTCCCCATCAATCTTCGCAAATGAATCAGATAGCCGATGAAcaagataatttaaattctagTAGGAGTTCAGATCCCTCCGAGGCTGTAGGGAATTTGACTTCTAACCAATTTGGCTACTGCTTCAACAGGTACTCCTTCTTTTGTGGTTCGTCTTTTAGGACTGCTGAATGCAATTGTCTATACTTGCCCCTTAATATTAGAAGTCATTTAAGTCATCATACTTCGGATGTCGACATCAAGATAAAataaggatgaaaaggagctaGAGTTTTTGGTTATTGATAATCTGGATGTACACAGATGAATGTTAGTCTTGCAAAGATGTGTTTTTGTCTGTGCGGCTAAGTTTTGATATGATCACTGATCATGTTCTGATCTAGAGATGAGCCTAATGGTGCCGTTGATATTGGCTGTGAGATTATGGTACTGAAAAGTAGGGTATGTATAGAAAGTATCCCATTTCACATTAGTTCTTAATGTCATTTGTAGACTCTAGAAAGACATATTTGACTAGTTCATGTGCAGCTTAGTAGACTCTGATCATTGACTTTAGAAAGATATATTTGACTATTGCATGTGCACCATCAAATCAATATGATGAATACTGCTGTTGTCTTCAgacttttgtttttctgttcttACTATTAGTTTGTTAATTCTTCTGAGTCAGGagtgatgatgaggatgatgattaCGGTGTTTATCATTCGGATACAGAATCAAAACATTACTCTCATGCCCATGACTTTGAAGATCCAGTTAACATTAATGGAGTTGAATACGGGCCACATCAAATGCATCCTGATGAAGCTAGCATTCATGAAAAAAACTTGAGTAACCTAACGCCCCATCTTGATCTAGAAGGTATAGATGGAATTGAAGCACCCAGTAAAGAAGCTCATGAGCATGATCATGCTGATGGACGTGAACCTTCTCCTTATCATGAAGAGAGCAATAATACAGATCCTGTGGATTTTGAGAGTAATGGACTACTGTGGCAACCTCCTGAGCCAGAAGATGAAGAGGATGATAGGGAAGCTGTTCTTTTCGATGATGACGAGGATGAAGGTACTACTGGAGGTGGGGAATGGGGATACCTACGGTCCTCCACTAGTTTTGGATCTGGAGAATGTCGTAGCAGAGATAAAACAAGTGAGGATCATAGGAAAGCCATGAAGACTGTAGTGGAAGGGCATTTTAGAGCTCTGGTCGCTCAGCTTTTACAAGTGGAAAACCTAACTAGTGATGAAGATGGAAAAGAGAATTGGTTGGATATAATTACTGCTTTGTCTTGGGAAGCTGCTACAATTCTGAAGCCCGATATGAGTAGAGGTGGAGGTATGGATCCTGGTGGATATGTAAAGGTTAAATGCATAGCTTGTGGACATCGAAATGAAAGGTAATTTTCATAAACCAACCATTACTAGCTTAATCTCTTAGATGAAGACACAAATggttatatatgtgtatattattatatttttaacagaAATGATTATGGGGAAACATATATTAGTTGATAAATGTACTGAACTGCATAcatgtttcattattttcttttctttcagtATTATGGTAGGTTTTATCTGATTTTAACTTAATGCTGCTGACAACTATATTTCTAATTCGTTTCAGTATTTTATCTgtaccagaaaaaaaaaacagggaaAAATTGTAATAACAGTATGTGCCCCCattgaaacagaaaaaagaaggaaaatgagCAAACAAAATGTGCAGTCCTTGCCtcttcttttccccttttcCCATTATACATAGATAATTCATAGCTCAAAAAGCTATGTTCCTGAAATTCATTTTACGTAGATGGGCATTCCATTATGTTGAAGGATGGTTGATGTTTTCTCCTCACGTTAATCCTTTTCTTCCCTTAATAACCCCCTTAATAAAACTGTTGGAACGAAGTTCGTATAATTGCTAGTACTGTACAATCGTGTATATATTTTGTCTGCTTAAGTGAGTAAATTCATTGTGCCTCTACGGGGCAACTGGAGTTGGGGCAATCATAGGATAGTAGAGTGTTAAGATTTGTTATATTTCTGTGACGcgatttccttttatttctacGTCTGGGTTTCTTCACAAATTGGTTTCCTGTAATAGGGCCTTATTCTATCCAAGCAATTTTGATACTAAGTCTATATGATGTAAATATCGCTCTGGTGTAgaattatcaataataatattcataactTTTTTCGAGTTAGAGAGTATGCTAGCGTGAACCTGTTCTCTTAATAATACATCAATGTTATGTGAGCAAGCTGGTGAATGAAAAATCGTGTTATTTACTGCATATGATTCATGTTTTGGGCGAAGTCTTTATAAGTCTGTTCATTATTTCTTCTATTTGTCTCTGTATACTCTTGATGTTCTAGTTTTCTATTTCCAGCATGGTGGTTAAAGGAGTTGTATGTAAAAAGAATGTGGCTCATCGGAGAATGACTTCAAAAATTGATAAACCTCGTTTTCTAATACTTGGAGGTGCTTTGGAGTATCAGCGTGTTTCTAACCAGTTATCAAGTGTTGATACTTTGTTACAGCAGGTTCTCTCCACCCAACCAGCTCTCAAAACTTGATAATTATATGCCAAATATGCTTGTAGTTGCTGGCCTTAAATCTGAGCAATCTTCCCTTCGATCTTGGCtgtcatttgttttatttccaaTAATAATGTTGCtgaatttcatgattttttacTCATTCCCAGGAGATGGACCATTTGAAGATGGCAGTTGCAAGGATTGATGCTCATCACCCCAATGTGCTTTTGGTGGAGAAATCAGTATCTCGTTATGCCCAAGAGTACCTCCTAGCTAAAGACATATCACTTGTTCTGAATATCAAAAAGCCGCTTTTAGAGCGCATTGCCCGTTGCACTGGTGCACAGATTGTCCCTTCAATTGATCATTTGACCTCTCAAAAGCTGGGATATTGCGAAACATTCCATGTGGACAAATTTTTTGAGGAGCATGGTAGTGCTGGGCAGGGTGGGAAAAAATCAACAAAGACTTTGATGTTCTTTGAGGGTTGCCCAAAACCTTTAGGTTGCACCGTAAGTTCAATGACTATACATAATATGGGACATAAAATTCAGTGTTAGTACATACACAATTTTACTGTCTTCTATAGATCCTTAACTGACACTTTCATTTGATCATAGGCTAAAATAAGACAGGTGACAAATACAGAGACGGAAACGTTTGTATAATTTGTGTAGCAATTTGGGTCTGCATTGTGCTTTTTCAATTAGCTGATTAAGTAGCATGTTGGATAACTGTCGGAATATTAAGCTAAACATGGCAAAGGGAACCAAAGTCATTAAATTAGCATTAAAACGAATTGCAACTTTTGAAATTGATTACGTAACATTGAGTACTGCTGAATTAAATCATGTCAATGAAAACTTCTCaaaatttgagtttgttttaGATACTCTCGATTGGATTGTAAAAGAATTGATGGAGAAActtgaaataattgattttgaaagaagattaaaaaatttatgtgtgttTGGGAATGATATTTTGAAAGTGAGGTTAAATTTAACTTAGTTTGGAATGGTAAGTTGTAAAGGAAAGCTGAGTTGTTTAGTGCTTGCTGTTCTTCTCCCtccatgtttttatttatttattatgtgtacgtttttcttttgctttgaaGATCTTGCTGAAGGGTGCTAATGGGGATGAGTTGAAGAAGGTGAAACATGTGATCCAATATGGAGTCTTCGCAGCCTATCACCTGGCACTAGAGACATCTTTTCTGGCCGATGAAGGTGCTTCACCACTAGAGTTTCCTTTGAAATCTCCCATAACTGTTGCATTACCAGATAAACCATCTAGTATTGTGAGATCCATTTCCACTATCCCTGGGTTTTCTGTTCTCTCTGCTAGAGAGTCTCAAGGAgcaaaaccttttgaaatacCAAAATCTGATGACATGCACAAGACTGAAAGAACCCCATCTAGCTGCAGTGAGTCCACTGAAAGATCTTTGGTCGGTGACTCAATCCATATGCACGAATTCTCAGGAGAGGCCATTCAATCAGCCCAGGATATGCCACCTTCCCTCTGCGAAAGTTTCCTTTTGAAGACTGCTTCTAAGGAGGATGGTAAGAAATGTTCTAAGGAATTTTTTCAATACAGACCagatgagagaagaaaaatcacGTTAAACAATGATCTTATTTCAGATTCTTTTGGAACCTTTGACTCTTCACAACAAGATGCCAATAGCTACCTCAGAGCTGCAGCATTGTACGCTAATCAAGGCCCTAGCCCTGGACCACCATATGTAAAACATGATAGtagtaataacaataatgatCATGAGGACATGATACATTCAAACGAAGATTTTCCTCCCTCAACTTCAGACCATCAGagtattttagtctttttatcAACACGTTGTGTGTGGAGAGGAACTGTTTGTGAAAGGTCCCATCTTGTCAGAATTAAATACTATGGAAGTTCTGATAAGCCTTTGGGACGGTTCTTGAGAGATCAACTACTTGATcaggtattttttttcttccaaatcatttctttcattaaataGATTTTAACAGTGGCTATGGCTACTCTGTGAACTCTAAACTGATAACATTCCCTTATTAGAGTTACACCTGCTGCTCATGTGAGTTGCCGCCAGAAGCTCATGTTCACTGTTATACTCATCGGCAAGGCAGCCTGACAATTTCTGTTAAGAAACTATCAGATTTTGCTTTACCAGGAGAACGAGAAGGTAAAATTTGGATGTGGCACAGGTGCTTGAAATGTCCTCGTGTAAATGGTTTTCCTCCTGCTACACGGAGGGTAGTTATGTCTGATGCTGCTTGGGGCTTATCCTTTGGGAAATTTTTGGAGCTGAGTTTCTCAAATCATGCAGCAGCAAGCAGGGTTGCAAGTTGTGGTCATTCGCTTCACAGAGATTGTTTAAGATTCTATGGGTACATTTTTCAACTCCTAAATTGAATCTATTATAAATTGGGGTGTGGTGGAATGTTTGCTTGGAAGAATATTCAAGGTTTGCATTTATTCCTTGGAATGTGAACTTGGGAATGTAATATTTCCATGTTTAttgtaatgtttaaaaaatCTTTCCCAGGTACTCAATCAGCCCTGGAAAGTAACAATACTTTCTTTTACTCCATTTTTATTCCCATGATGAAGGGTGGTTATTGCAATGAAAATTCCGTAAGCTGTTTTCCAAATCCAATTATAAAACTTCCATTTCTacactattttttattctaaggtttttgaattttaaataatatttttctgagaatatttaaattgatcctattacattttttaatgtaCTCAAGAATAGCATTCCTGGTTCTAGTATTCCTAGCAACACACTACTATACCTTGAAATAACTGCCCACAAAGAAATTAGGcaaatttaattagttatataGAGGGGATTACTTAAGTGatgtataaataaataggaGAGTTGACATATATCCCATATTCGCATTGTTTAAGTTGAGAAAACTGAGGCATGGCCTTGCTGccctagaaaagaaaagatgcaaaaataatgaaattataaacagGGAAGATTGATTGTCTCGCTCCTCAATGTTTTAGGTGGGTATGTATGGAGCAAGTACCGTTGAATCATGCATAATTTAGATTGGAAATAGAATTAtccctttttcctttattttttcaagTGTAGTATCGATAAGGCTTTTATTGTATCACTTGAGATTGTGAACCACTTGAGTTTAAATACTCTCATGTCTGTctaccaaataaaaataaactttttgttGTCTTCTTGAATAGTGTTTTTCTTTGTGCAGTTTTGGGAAGATGGTTGCCTGCTTTCGTTATGCTTCAATTCACCTGC
This genomic stretch from Vigna radiata var. radiata cultivar VC1973A chromosome 7, Vradiata_ver6, whole genome shotgun sequence harbors:
- the LOC106768102 gene encoding 1-phosphatidylinositol-3-phosphate 5-kinase FAB1B isoform X1; translation: MGTPDKKRSDFVDVVRSWIPRRTEPPNVSRDFWMPDQSCRVCYECDSQFTIFNRRHHCRICGRVFCAKCTANFVPVPSDEPNTVREEWEKIRVCNYCFKQWEGLATVDNNGGADPSSTPCLSPSPSTTSLVSTKSSCTCHSSSSTAGSVPYTTGPYQRVPYSPHQSSQMNQIADEQDNLNSSRSSDPSEAVGNLTSNQFGYCFNRSDDEDDDYGVYHSDTESKHYSHAHDFEDPVNINGVEYGPHQMHPDEASIHEKNLSNLTPHLDLEGIDGIEAPSKEAHEHDHADGREPSPYHEESNNTDPVDFESNGLLWQPPEPEDEEDDREAVLFDDDEDEGTTGGGEWGYLRSSTSFGSGECRSRDKTSEDHRKAMKTVVEGHFRALVAQLLQVENLTSDEDGKENWLDIITALSWEAATILKPDMSRGGGMDPGGYVKVKCIACGHRNESMVVKGVVCKKNVAHRRMTSKIDKPRFLILGGALEYQRVSNQLSSVDTLLQQEMDHLKMAVARIDAHHPNVLLVEKSVSRYAQEYLLAKDISLVLNIKKPLLERIARCTGAQIVPSIDHLTSQKLGYCETFHVDKFFEEHGSAGQGGKKSTKTLMFFEGCPKPLGCTILLKGANGDELKKVKHVIQYGVFAAYHLALETSFLADEGASPLEFPLKSPITVALPDKPSSIVRSISTIPGFSVLSARESQGAKPFEIPKSDDMHKTERTPSSCSESTERSLVGDSIHMHEFSGEAIQSAQDMPPSLCESFLLKTASKEDGKKCSKEFFQYRPDERRKITLNNDLISDSFGTFDSSQQDANSYLRAAALYANQGPSPGPPYVKHDSSNNNNDHEDMIHSNEDFPPSTSDHQSILVFLSTRCVWRGTVCERSHLVRIKYYGSSDKPLGRFLRDQLLDQSYTCCSCELPPEAHVHCYTHRQGSLTISVKKLSDFALPGEREGKIWMWHRCLKCPRVNGFPPATRRVVMSDAAWGLSFGKFLELSFSNHAAASRVASCGHSLHRDCLRFYGFGKMVACFRYASIHLHSVYLPPPKLEFVNYDRQDWLQKEAYELHDKAELLFSEVYTVLHQHSEKISGLVLQEGGHRVSDFRNLAVKLKEMLQYEKEEFENSLRKWLHREDKAEQPAIDILELNKLRRHILIQSYIWDQRLIYASNLSKIILQESSKILNHREKLHGPREKLVEADIATRPARGHSSCDSFLLETKPDGNLNLENSSYLSHPGEVIKSEDKVKDTNHDKVDLSLSGGANINDRSDSVEFEMSVRRALSEGESSVVANLSDTLDAAWTGESHPSISSVKENGCLSPDMVVHSPVANSVTSKSNSDNYNADIDGIEAGCTNYSKLLSKGLDTKWKAMPFADFFGSFDKTSSFNIQKLVEYNPVHILSFREVERQTGARLLLPAGTNDTIVPVYDDEPTSVIAYVLVSVDYHMQMSEFDRPKDSGDSSIALPLFDSSILSLNSFDETITNTYRSIGSFDEGMLSSGSRSLPAGDPLSHTKDFHARVSFTDDSNLGKVKYTVTCYYAKRFEALRRTCCPSELDFVRSLSRCKKWGAQGGKSNVFFAKTLDDRFIIKQVTKTELESFTKFAPAYFKYLSESISTGSPTCLAKILGIYQVTSKHLKGGKETKMDVLVMENLLYRRNIRRLYDLKGSSRSRYNPDTSGSNKVLLDQNLIEAMPTSPIFVGNKAKRLLERAVWNDTAFLASIYVMDYSLLVGVDEEKHELVLGIIDFMRQYTWDKHLETWVKTSGILGGPKNTSPTVISPQQYKKRFRKAMSLYFLMVPDQWSPSELHPSGSQSDIYDENG